In Anaerolineales bacterium, a single window of DNA contains:
- a CDS encoding response regulator transcription factor produces MIRVAIVDDHPHVAIALRTLLERTPDIRLVDEARRGGEAMNLVRRSSPDVLLLDLFLEPEFDARTAVRALRADFPDLKVCVISAHLEPALVRELLQAGVYGYILKDDDYVSRIDGIVHDLAAGKIYLSPQAHDALAEITRAGESEKTLSEREIEILRLARRGLPNPQIAESLHISPGTVRNHLSAIYAKLGVHSRHEALQAAAERRLI; encoded by the coding sequence ATGATCCGGGTCGCCATCGTCGACGACCACCCGCACGTCGCCATCGCCTTGCGCACGCTGCTCGAACGCACGCCCGACATCCGCCTGGTGGATGAAGCCCGCCGCGGGGGCGAGGCGATGAACCTGGTGCGCCGCTCTTCGCCCGACGTGCTGCTCCTCGACCTTTTCCTCGAGCCGGAGTTCGACGCCCGGACGGCGGTGCGCGCCTTGCGTGCGGATTTCCCCGATCTGAAAGTCTGCGTCATCAGCGCCCACCTCGAACCGGCGCTCGTCCGCGAGCTGCTCCAGGCCGGCGTGTACGGATATATCTTGAAGGACGACGATTACGTCTCGCGCATCGACGGGATCGTCCACGACCTCGCCGCCGGCAAGATCTACCTCAGCCCGCAGGCGCACGACGCGCTGGCGGAGATCACCCGCGCCGGCGAATCCGAAAAAACGCTCTCCGAGCGGGAGATCGAGATCCTGCGGCTGGCCCGCCGCGGCCTGCCCAATCCGCAGATCGCCGAATCGCTGCACATTTCCCCCGGCACGGTGCGCAACCACCTCAGCGCGATCTACGCCAAGCTCGGCGTGCACAGCCGCCACGAAGCGTTGCAGGCGGCGGCCGAGCGCCGGCTGATCTAG